The genomic window AACGCATCAGAGTTTGGGCTCAATCGAAACGATTTCAGCGAAAGAACCTATTAGTGCTGTTGACTATTATGCAATAGGAATGAGTGTCATGTTTATCTTTTATGTGGCTTCAACAGTTGCCACTTATGCTTATGCACAAAAAGAAAGTCTTATTTTTAATCGGATTATACTTGCAAATGTGCCAGTCTTTATCTTTTTCACAGGAATTTTTGTTTCAGCAGTGATAGTCTCCTTTTGTCAGCTGAACATTCTTTATGGCCTTGCCGCAGTCATTTTCAAGGTGCACTGGCCAAATATCATAAATTATTTGGCAATTACTGTTGCGCTGTCGCTTATGATTGGAGGCTTTGCCGTGTTTTTATCTGCTTTAAGCTATCGCTGCAATTATGAAAAGACTTCAAGTATCTTCTCTTCATTTCTAGTGCCAATTTTTACTTTTGCAGGAGGCGGTTACTTTCCTGTCTCGCAATTGGGAAAATCGTTTGAAGAATTCAGCAGTTACACGCCGGTTGGCGCAGGAATAACTGCTTACTTAAAGGCGATGCAGGGGTATCCAATTGGAAATATATATAAAGAACTGCTGGCAATCGTGATTTTGGCAATGATTCTTATTGCATTTGCATTGATTCTCCAGCCAAAAAGAGGTGAAGCGGTAT from Bacillus methanolicus includes these protein-coding regions:
- a CDS encoding ABC transporter permease encodes the protein MLLQIIKKDLLMFWRRPRELILLLLMPFVLISILGNALGAVINGEIPDISVKAGIIQKDNPEKGIKQIMADINSLPISDDQKNQIKEGISKFHPIAVLTEEIFKSKELKDIIKVEQISEQDAKKNKKQYSGIIEIPENFTYDFYRKAFFHEKKEPQIKVQLNESEGIEAGVLRDILSTFQQDMSLMVAANSNGFNPDSMELLKQTHQSLGSIETISAKEPISAVDYYAIGMSVMFIFYVASTVATYAYAQKESLIFNRIILANVPVFIFFTGIFVSAVIVSFCQLNILYGLAAVIFKVHWPNIINYLAITVALSLMIGGFAVFLSALSYRCNYEKTSSIFSSFLVPIFTFAGGGYFPVSQLGKSFEEFSSYTPVGAGITAYLKAMQGYPIGNIYKELLAIVILAMILIAFALILQPKRGEAV